Genomic DNA from Lactuca sativa cultivar Salinas chromosome 8, Lsat_Salinas_v11, whole genome shotgun sequence:
tagatGTCTGTTTGAAATAATGATGTTTCACCTTATTTGTTGGCGTGACCTAATTTGTTGACATCATCATTTTCCGAGGGAAGCGCCAACATCAACGGTCAATTGCGTATAAAGAACAAGTAAGGACAAATTAATCATAAAAGTGATTTAGGTTATAAAACCCAATGAAACatgaaaaagatagacaaaatTTTTAGTTGACAACTCCCAACTAAAAGATAAGAAATGAAATTTAGATTCTTTGCGTTTATTTCAAAGAATGATAAAATCTGTTTTGTCACAGAATTTAATGATGAAAATTTTATATTCCAATTCCTACGGAATCCATGACATGAAAACCACAGGTTTAGGTTTTGGGCATTCTCTTTACATAATCTTTCTAAAAAACGATTCAGCCATTGTTTATTACAACAATTTTAAATTTAcaaactttatttattcatcaatcGTCACTACCTCCTAACCATTCCTCCAGTTTGGCCTCTTTATCTGCTTTAAATTCATCAAATTTTTCAGACCTTGACAGGTTCAATATCAATTCATCTTTATCTTCATTCCCATTCTCACTTGATACAGGCAATTCTTCCTCCATTGATGATTCCGAGGTTTCAACTGAAGCCCATTTCAGATTCGTTGCTTTTAATTTTGCAGACTTGAAAGCAGATGATAAATAACTACCAGTCCCAGACATTGTTGTTGTTCCCGAAAAAGATTTGTTACTATTCAACAACCCTTTTTTCGGTTGTTTTGATGACATGATAGCTAAAGATTTTGTGATGTCTTTAACCATGTCATCAACAATAGGGAATCCAGATTCCTTCATTGATCTCAGCATTGTGATTGAATCCTCTGAATCTTCTGTGTGTAGACTCATTTCGCGGGATTTGGTCATGATGTTTTTATTGATGCTTACGAGGTTTGGAACAGCATTGTGAGTGTGTTGTTGAATGTAGAAAAGGCCCATTGAGGGTTCATTTGCTAAGGATTTGATCATGTCTCCCAACCCTTGTGAGATCTCTACAAACCCATCTACTGGTGAATACTCGTACATGTTGGTGAGGGCAGATCGTGCATCATCATCACTAACAAGAAACAGTTAAAACACAAACACAACAATATGTCAAAATTAACAAGATAAAGGTTTTAGAAGAAGGCTTTTATCAAGTAACCCTAGCGATAAGAACAGACAAAGTAGATTAAGGTTTGACGTAGCATCTTACTTGAACATAGATCGTTGCTTCGCAGACCTTAAAAAGTGAACTTGGAGAATCAATCTCTTCAAAGGCTAGAAACAGTTGCTCCAGCCTTCAACGAACCCTAAATCGCCGTTGCAGTGCGCAAAGTCAATTAAGAGCTCTAATATCGCAGGTAAATACTCTTCAAAACCGATGATCAATGTTCAAAATCAGGCAAATTCAGATTCTTCATCCATCTATGGCTTTCAAATCGCACTTCCGAAATTCAAACCATATATAGTTTCCGACTCTTCTTGGCGAAATCCAATTTGGGGCAGGCGAATGTTTGGTATAGATGTACCCATGTACCGATAGATAGAGATCGAAGGGTCTTCGCAAAACGataattattatataaattaatttacgTATAATATATTATCTTCTAATATTTTACATAACATTATTTTAATATGAAGTATAAAGGAATCAAGCCACTTAGTCGTATTATGAAATTATTGGAGAGACTATTGGAGAGAACAGTTAATAATAATCAATTCGGTCCCTTATCTAGGCATTCACCTTCTTAGACATCTTATGTAGGTATGCAACCGGAGCTAGCACCTCTTAGAAAATGTATTTCGGAATTAACAATAACACTTGAAAATTACTTGGATCGTGATTATATCACTTTTTTGAAATCTATAATTCGTATCTTATAACCTGAGGTTAcactaggggtgagcatttggaccgaacCGGACCGGTTATGGAGAATATTGTGGACCGTGGACCAGACTGGATGAGTCATGTCCGTGTCCGGGACCGGGTCCAGGTCCGGGTTTTCTAGTTCTTGTAcccgtttggaccggtacaaTTTTAATTGCATAGAGTACAAGTCGTTAAAATAAGGTTTTGGGTTTGATAGAACTCGTTAAAACGAATATGTTGTTGGGTTTGATACGATACAACTTGTAAAAATGATTACATTTCTGTTTCATGCATAACTAATCTACCTTGatgttataatattataacttgcaaaattaaattttcaaataaaagcaaataacatataaatcaagttcaccaagatcattttcatatgatttatctgtCAAAGATACATAAAATTCAGAACTATAGTctaaaataatagttaaaaagttgaaatatttcagttttaatagctcaactttgaaggattgtaacttactgaatataatatcaaaatcaacaaaattagagtataaattcatctacaaactgtaaactaaatgttggaaaaaaccgcaggtcaatccgacttaaaacgaatgagttatggttatttaaaaaatttcaaagattacaaaattttaaaaatcttgttgaaaagctgaaaattttcagctttgataaCTCAACTTTGAAagattgtaactcattgaatataataccaaaatcaacaaaattatagtctaaattcatctacaaactgtaaattaAACATTGGAAAAAACCGCGTGTCAATCCGATTtcaaacgaatgagttatggttgtttaaaaattttcacatattacaaaattttaaaaatgttgctgaaaagctgaaattttttcagctttgatagctcaactttgaaagactgtaactcattgaatataataccaaaatcttCAAAATTAttgtctaaattcatctacaaattgtaaattaggtgttggaaaaaaccacgtgtcaatccgacttaaaaccaatgagttatggttgtttgaaaattttcacaaattacaattttttttttaaatcgggtccaaccggttctaaacctggtaaaaaccggaccggactgGAAAAAAAACCAGACTGGTTTTGATGAATTCCTAAAATCGAGAACCAGCCCGGGGGTAAAAAAAAaaacggtccggtccggtccaattcaccggtccaaatgctcacccctaggtTACACAAATTCATAAGTGAGATAATCCACAAAATCTAATTTAGATTACAAGCTTAATCcaaaacataaaacacataatacattaTGATGATTTGTGTTATTGAGACAGAGAGTTGATAAATatcaatttcatatatataaattgTCAACCCTTTTTCCTATAACATTAATCTTGCATTTATACAAGGAATGAAAGTGGTTAATTGTTGATTACACCAAATTGGCACCAAAAGAAGGTAGTTAAGGGAAACAACTGATACGTACATCATCATGATGTCATTAATTGGTTACACCACCGCTAGGGGTGCTGCCCTTAGAAGAAGGTAGTTAAGGGACAAAACTGATGCCTACATCATTATAGTGCCATCAGTTGGTTACACTATCGCTAGGGGATCTGCTCCTTAGACTTCGCAAGGGGGGCTGACCCTAGATCCAAAAGAAGGTAGTTAAAGGACACAACTGATGCACACATCATCATAGTGTCATAAGTTGGTTACACCACCGCCACCGCTAGGGGATCTGCTCCTTAGCCTCCGCAAGGGATGTTGCCCCTAGATCCCTCCAGGGAGCTGCCCCTTGCAACCCTATACCTAGGGGTGCTGCCCCCATACCATCGTATGCCCAAGTTCACATTTAACACTCTAAGTGTGCACCCCGCACCTCCAGTCTTGGATAGTAAACTAAATCAGGTATGTCTCGACGATAATAATAATTACACTAAAATATATTGATAACACTAAAATTACTAACATAACAAAAACAACTCGGAAACCGAATCAAGCTATTAGTGGAATTCGGAACCCAACCGGTATAAGGGATCCATGTAAAATGGGTCTAGATCCGaaaatttattgaaatatgagtATCATCTCATATTAATTGCGATCTgacaataaatgttttatttgtaTAGATTTTGTTTAACTTAATTTTTTTGTGTAGGTTTTGTGAGTGTGCTGAATGTTAAGGGTATGTTGTGAAAAAAGCTAAAGGATTGAACTTGTTCATGTTGATATCTGTtggattaaatatttaaattgtgAAGTTCATGTTCTTAGTCTAATAGGGATCCTAAGTGACGTATGAGTTAACCCAGTTTCACTTTGTGTGTTATATAAGCTGGATTTAAGGTTGTTTCATTTTAAGAGAGCAACTTATCTTTAGATATCACATACTTTTCTCTACATCAAACTCTAGTAGCCATTGTCATATTTCTTGTATTTTTGAGTTTTAGATCAAGTAAACTAACTTAGTTTACATTGATTAGGTAGAGTAAGTTAGTTTAGGTTGAGAAACGAGTGATATTGTAGAGAGATTTAATTTGTATTTGTATCACAATCTAGTTCTaagtaataaaataaattatttagtCATCTTGTATGTGATGTTGCATATTTTGTTAAAATGTCAAAGTAGTTAGAATGAAACCGAATTTCAAGTTTTAGAATCGGAATACCAAAAAAACCCGGGAATTTGGTTGGTTTTAATTTGTATAGGGGTTGTTTGGTGGTGTTGCGTGATGGTGACATCGGTGGTGGAAATAAAAATAGGGAAAATGCCGGTAATAGTCAAAaaaaaatgtgtgtgtgtgtgtgtgtggaggggggggggggggttattttttaaatttaaacatgaAAATGGATATTTCCGGGTATAGACATACATTCTGCGGAGGTAGTTCCGTGGAGCTTCGCGGAATGACAAAATCGTAAATAAATTAGTGTATTaaaaaaaactcaagatccatTTCGCGGAGCTACCTCCGATGAATGAACTCATTGCGCGGAAATAGCTCCGAGGAATGGATcttcagattttttttttttcacatcgaTTCTTCGAGGTTTATATTAATTCCCCAActaattatttaaaagaaaagatTATGAAGTTGGGGAATAAATATAAATCCCGAAGAAtcgatgttaaaaaaaaaaaaaaaaaaaaaaaaaaaaaaaaaaaaactgaagttCCATTCCTCGGAGCTACCTCCGCGAAatggatcttgagttttttttattttttattattatttttttaatacagtGATTTATTTACGATTTTGCCATTCCGTGGAGCTACAGTAGATTCCGCGGAGCTCCGCGGAATCCATGTCTATATCCGAAAATCCAACTTTTTGTATCTACATTTTGAAAATACCTCCTATTTTTTGACTGTTGCCGATATTTTCCCCTAAAAACATGACATAAAGTTAAAAATTAGAAAACAtcttccaaaataaaaaaaaactttttttattgtttatttttttgaaaaagagaTAAATAAAACTTTTTTATGTTTGtagtcttctgaaaaacaaacagttTTAATAGgttaaaaaaatttctttttttggcaaaaaaaacaaacaccactTTAATAAACTTGGATCGGATATTTGAATCTTCAAAAAAGTCAAAGTAGTCAACTTATTCATATACTTTTGAACAATCTGGCAACTAAGACATAATTAGAGGATCAAATATGAAAATGCGATAAAACGAATTCCTCCATAAACCCAACAGCAACGGGATAAAGAAGATAGAGAGAGAATCGTCATCTTCATCATCGTGTCTCAAATGGCTTCTTTTTCAGCCTTCATAACTAGGGTTCAGAGCTACTCTGAACTTTCAAATCTCTCAAAACGATCTCTGCCTTCCAATGTTTTCAAATTTTCTTCATCATTTCAGACTCGAATCACGCACACTCACCACCATGGATTGAAGCTCAAGCACCTCCTCAAGGCAGCTCCTGAAGGTTTGCGCCACATAATACCACTGTTTACAGCATGTTTTACAACTTGTTATAGCAGTATCCTTCTCGATTTGCTAGTGAAATTGATCTCTACTTCAATATGTTATCGCTAATCAGAGTTTTATAAATTGAATATGTTGTTATAGGACCTCCTTCTGAGTTGATAGAAGATTCAAAGTTTGTTCCTCTAAATCCCGATGATCCTACTTTTGGTCCACCAGTAAGTTGTGGTTAGTGACTTAGTTCTTTACCATTTATTACCTAAAAATAagtattgtgttttatttttatttttttatatatctgATGCTTGATCGAATAAGATAAGAAATCCATAACTGTCTATCTGGCATTTGCAGGCTATGTTATTGACTGGTTTTCAAGTGGATGAGGTTGTGAAGGTAACTCCATTGATCTATTTTCTTTTGTAAAACACAATTTTTACATGATACAACTATTTCATACAGAATGGAAATGTTCATTGTTGCAGATACAAAAGTTTTTGAAAGAGTTGGATGGTGAATTTGTAGAGGTaacagttttattttttttgaagctTTAGGCTAAAATGAAGCATTTAGTCCACAAATCAAAGGGTCTCTTGACATTTTCGGACAAATTTTGAtcagttttgtgtgtgtgtgtgtgtgtaatttaGGTTATCTTTTGCACTGAAGACATGATGAAGGGGTCTCTTTGGGAAGCTGTAAATACCAAACAGCCAAACCTTGAAGCTTCAAAGGTTCACTATTGTAGGAAAAGATAATGTTGTCATTTGCATTATTTGATTTCTTTAATGTATTATGTTGTATCCTAAAGTTTTATTGTATCTTAATTTATGAGTTTAGATCAAATTCTTTGTCCTTTAACAGATTGCAAAATCTCTTCCAAGGATTTGTTTTTTATCTGGTCTTACAGGAGAGGAGATGATGATGTTCATCGATGCTTTTCCAGAATCCGGTAATTCTTGGCTAAAATTGTATTTCATTCCCCATCAACAATGCCATTGAGAGTGTccatttgacttttgaagtcaaaACCAATTGCACTTTGACTTTTCTTGATAAATTGCAATAAAACACATCTACATTTCAGAACTTCATTGAATTTCTTTACATTTTCCACctttttctctattataaatcAAGATTATCAACAAAACCAAAGAATGTGTCAATTTTGAGGTGGAAAATTAGTTGGAaggtaaatatatttatattgttgtatatgtattgtgtgtACACAGAATTAGCAGGAGCAGTGTTTGCAGCTGTTGTACCCAATAGTGCTGATAAACCACTACAAGAGGTGATagaagagatcatgggagatcatgAGATGATGGTATCTCAACTTTTATTCATACCTTTTTACCACTTTTATACATTTGTTGtgtgtttattagttgttttaaTTCATTTGTTATATGATGCAGAAATCAAGAGAATCAAGCTAGAGATATCAAGATACATTGGAACTTGATTGTCAGTTGATATGTTGGAACTAAAAGAATCCAAGAGTACATTGATTTTCAATATGTTACATTGATATGCCAAATTCATAACTACTAAACACATGATGCTTCGGATATTGATTGAGATCATAATTATTAAGGGATGTTTCATCATGTATGATTGATGTATGTATGCCTAAAGTGGTTAAATATTGCCACATCAAAATTCAAAACCTGTTAACTTGTGTCATGTTCatgtaattataatttaaatcaCTAGACTATGATTAAGTCAATTTCTCAAACTACAAGACATAATTCTAATTTACACTGCAGTAATAAGTATAAATGAAACACAACACTgtataaagaaaaaataaaaataaaaagtacattgctatttcttgc
This window encodes:
- the LOC111913206 gene encoding uncharacterized protein LOC111913206, producing MFNDDDARSALTNMYEYSPVDGFVEISQGLGDMIKSLANEPSMGLFYIQQHTHNAVPNLVSINKNIMTKSREMSLHTEDSEDSITMLRSMKESGFPIVDDMVKDITKSLAIMSSKQPKKGLLNSNKSFSGTTTMSGTGSYLSSAFKSAKLKATNLKWASVETSESSMEEELPVSSENGNEDKDELILNLSRSEKFDEFKADKEAKLEEWLGGSDD
- the LOC111913205 gene encoding uncharacterized protein LOC111913205 isoform X1, coding for MASFSAFITRVQSYSELSNLSKRSLPSNVFKFSSSFQTRITHTHHHGLKLKHLLKAAPEGPPSELIEDSKFVPLNPDDPTFGPPAMLLTGFQVDEVVKIQKFLKELDGEFVEVIFCTEDMMKGSLWEAVNTKQPNLEASKIAKSLPRICFLSGLTGEEMMMFIDAFPESELAGAVFAAVVPNSADKPLQEVIEEIMGDHEMMKSRESS
- the LOC111913205 gene encoding uncharacterized protein LOC111913205 isoform X2 → MASFSAFITRVQSYSELSNLSKRSLPSNVFKFSSSFQTRITHTHHHGLKLKHLLKAAPEGPPSELIEDSKFVPLNPDDPTFGPPAMLLTGFQVDEVVKIQKFLKELDGEFVEVIFCTEDMMKGSLWEAVNTKQPNLEASKVHYYCKISSKDLFFIWSYRRGDDDVHRCFSRIRISRSSVCSCCTQ